The Falco peregrinus isolate bFalPer1 chromosome 1, bFalPer1.pri, whole genome shotgun sequence genome has a window encoding:
- the LRRC57 gene encoding leucine-rich repeat-containing protein 57, whose amino-acid sequence MGNSALKAHLETAQKTGVFQLTGKGLTEFPEDLQKLTSNLRTIDLSNNKIELLPPLIGKFSFLKSLVLNNNKLTALPEELCKLKKLETLHLNGNHLRQLPAAFGQLSALKTLGLSGNQLRAVPVQLCGLRHLDVVDLSKNQIQNVPDTVGDLQAIELNLNQNQISQISVRISHCPRLKVLRLEENCLELSMLPQSILSDSQISLLAVEGNLFEIKKLRELEGYDKYMERFTATKKKFA is encoded by the exons ATGGGCAATAGTGCATTAAAAGCCCACCTGgagacagcacagaaaaccGGCGTGTTTCAGCTAACAGGAAAGGGACTTACAGAG TTTCCTGAGGATCTGCAGAAGCTAACAAGCAACTTAAGGACAATAGACTTGTCAAACAACAAAATAGAGCTCTTGCCACCACTCATtggaaaattttcctttttgaagagCCTTGTtctaaacaacaacaaactgA CTGCTTTACCTGAGGAGCTATGTAAACTGAAAAAACTGGAAACACTACACTTGAATGGCAATCACTTGAGGCAGCTACCAGCTGCGTTTGGACAACTTTCGGCTCTCAAAACCCTGGGCCTTTCTGGAAACCAGCTTCGGGCTGTGCCTGTGCAACTCTGTGGTCTTCGCCACCTGGATGTGGTAGATCTTTCCAAAAATCAGATTCAAAATGTGCCCGACACTGTGGGAGATTTGCAGGCTATCGAACTCAATCTGAATCAGAATCAG ATTTCCCAGATCTCAGTGCGGATCTCCCACTGTCCACGCCTCAAAGTCTTGCGTTTAGAAGAAAACTGTCTAGAACTCAGTATGCTTCCTCAAAGTATCCTCAGTGATTCCCAGATCTCACTGCTTGCAGTAGAAGGCAACCTTTTTGAAATCAAGAAACTCAGAGAACTGGAAGGTTATGACAag tacATGGAACGATTTACAGCTACAAAGAAGAAGTTTGCATGA